From Luteolibacter yonseiensis, the proteins below share one genomic window:
- a CDS encoding CHAD domain-containing protein, with translation MISLTDEDARSASERLSGGCDTMEQLLNGLLDSKGRVAEDVHAIRKLGKTLRGGFSLFRLKDSIKEIQAIGRLLSGPRDAVSRLSTWGKIGWEDDAPAGAAILGLLDQQTHSAARRPPPETIAWCQERVAAARKNLQELPVEALAERLAKGEKKLGKQAGKRCGKLDHDAEEDFHDARKAIKAYLGALKFLPETSVTPDPKLVDLAEILGDENDIATLSVWLEDHGFTADFVPTLWKKLKNARSSLRKQAIRDADLLANTRGG, from the coding sequence ATGATTTCCCTGACTGATGAGGACGCACGATCCGCAAGCGAGCGGCTCTCCGGCGGATGTGACACCATGGAGCAGTTGTTGAACGGACTGCTCGACTCCAAAGGCCGCGTGGCCGAGGACGTGCACGCCATCCGCAAACTCGGAAAAACCCTGCGCGGCGGGTTCTCATTGTTCCGGCTGAAGGATTCCATCAAGGAAATCCAGGCCATCGGCCGCCTGCTGTCCGGCCCGCGTGATGCGGTGTCACGGCTGAGCACCTGGGGGAAGATCGGGTGGGAGGATGACGCTCCGGCCGGTGCCGCCATTCTCGGCCTGTTGGACCAGCAAACCCATTCCGCCGCCCGCAGGCCGCCGCCGGAAACCATCGCCTGGTGCCAGGAACGCGTCGCGGCAGCGAGGAAAAACCTCCAGGAGCTGCCGGTGGAAGCCCTCGCCGAGCGTCTCGCCAAGGGGGAGAAAAAACTCGGCAAGCAGGCCGGCAAGCGTTGCGGAAAACTCGATCATGATGCCGAGGAGGATTTCCATGACGCCCGGAAGGCCATCAAGGCCTACCTCGGGGCGCTCAAGTTCCTGCCGGAAACCAGCGTCACTCCGGATCCAAAACTGGTGGATCTCGCGGAAATCCTCGGGGATGAGAACGACATCGCCACGCTTTCCGTGTGGCTGGAAGATCACGGATTCACGGCGGATTTCGTCCCGACACTTTGGAAAAAACTGAAGAACGCCCGCAGCAGCCTGAGGAAACAGGCGATCCGCGACGCCGATCTTCTCGCAAACACGCGTGGTGGCTGA
- a CDS encoding HAD-IB family phosphatase: MTPSRRLEVSIDDQTLSVIEGDERIRQFSVSTATKGVGFVEGSYRTPSGRFVISEKIGDGEPLGTIFKQRVPVGLWREGDVCAGDLVLTRILRMEGLDPENANSLERNIYIHGTNGEDRIGHPASQGCVRLANTDVIELFDLVDVGTEVLIHPPSVRRGKLFFIDCDSTLSTIEGIDELARAKGDEVFQRVVDLTHAAMNGEVPIGDVFFKRMEMIRPDRDLCESIAQLYMETVVSGAAELIQELKADGWLPIILSGGFAPLIRPLAELLGVEHVEAVPVYFNDDGSYKGYGETYPTTRNLGKNEVIREWKTALLPERVVMMGDGMSDMETGPDVDLFVGFGGVVARPRVMDGAGYWLADMNDRSGFWNAISDVGKE; the protein is encoded by the coding sequence ATGACTCCATCACGCCGCCTGGAAGTTTCCATCGATGACCAGACACTCAGTGTCATCGAGGGAGATGAACGCATCCGCCAGTTCTCCGTTTCCACCGCCACCAAGGGGGTTGGTTTTGTGGAAGGGAGTTATCGCACGCCTTCGGGACGCTTCGTGATCTCTGAGAAAATCGGCGATGGCGAGCCTCTTGGCACCATTTTCAAACAGCGCGTGCCCGTCGGCCTCTGGCGCGAGGGAGATGTGTGTGCCGGGGACCTGGTGCTCACCCGCATCCTGAGGATGGAGGGCCTTGATCCGGAAAACGCGAATTCACTGGAGCGGAATATCTATATACATGGCACGAACGGAGAGGATCGGATCGGCCATCCCGCCAGCCAGGGATGCGTGAGGCTTGCCAACACGGACGTGATCGAACTGTTCGACCTGGTGGATGTCGGGACGGAAGTGTTGATCCATCCCCCATCCGTGCGACGCGGAAAACTGTTTTTCATCGATTGTGATTCGACGCTTTCCACCATCGAGGGCATCGACGAACTCGCGCGTGCGAAGGGAGACGAGGTGTTCCAGCGGGTGGTGGATCTCACCCATGCGGCGATGAACGGGGAGGTGCCCATCGGGGATGTGTTTTTCAAACGCATGGAAATGATCCGTCCGGATCGTGATTTATGTGAGTCGATCGCGCAACTTTACATGGAAACAGTGGTTTCAGGGGCTGCGGAATTGATTCAGGAATTGAAGGCGGATGGTTGGTTGCCAATCATCCTGTCTGGGGGATTCGCGCCGTTGATCCGGCCGCTCGCGGAGTTGCTCGGGGTTGAGCATGTGGAGGCGGTGCCGGTATATTTCAATGATGATGGAAGCTACAAGGGCTATGGGGAAACCTATCCCACCACGCGGAATCTTGGTAAGAACGAAGTCATCCGCGAGTGGAAAACGGCCCTCCTGCCCGAGCGGGTGGTGATGATGGGGGATGGCATGTCGGATATGGAGACAGGTCCCGATGTGGATCTGTTCGTCGGATTCGGCGGTGTTGTCGCCAGGCCCAGGGTGATGGATGGAGCGGGCTACTGGCTCGCGGATATGAATGATAGATCGGGATTCTGGAATGCGATCTCAGATGTGGGGAAGGAATGA
- a CDS encoding potassium transporter Kup: MNESTPGHHGHSHSLAATTLAALGIVFGDIGTSPLYSFRECFSLESGHGAPINPQNLAGAASLIVWALLLVVSVKYLFIILKLDNRGEGGILALSTLIRSTSKKLGNVDSRKILLFGLAGAALIYADGMLTPAISVLSAVEGLAVSSPAVAHWTVPASVVILIGLFSIQRFGTGQVGKLFGPVVLIWFLSLALLGGRQILMHPEVIRSLGPWEGLSFLVREWKHAFPLLAAVFLAVTGGEALYADLGHFGTTPIRIGWFVVVLPALVINYLGQAALLTSDPSAIRNPFFLLAPGFLQLPLTILATAAAIIASQALISGAFSLTTQAVQLGCMCRMRVLYTSEHSVGQVYVPAVNHILAAACILLVITFQTSAALAGAYGIAISLTMTITSVLFFAAARTVWGWSKLKAGILTGLFLILDGAFLGANVLKIFPSGWLPLLIAAAVMSAMLIWIWGRKMLYARIIRDALPIDVLQKDLKNGKIQRVTGTAIYMSGKGLQVPTALLHNLKHNKILHERVILLHVETLDQPRANENETLEFEDFGDGLQRVTMRFGFAETPDVPEAFKNRMPEEHRFPAGKATYFLGRETYFVGKNATLFGRLRLSLFAMMARNASPATAYFQLPPGRVVELGAQLIL; encoded by the coding sequence ATGAATGAATCAACCCCCGGCCATCACGGCCATTCGCATTCGTTGGCAGCTACCACCCTTGCTGCGCTGGGCATTGTTTTCGGTGACATCGGCACCAGTCCCTTGTATTCGTTCCGAGAGTGTTTCTCCCTGGAGAGCGGACATGGCGCACCGATCAATCCGCAGAATCTCGCGGGAGCCGCATCGCTGATCGTATGGGCGCTGCTGCTGGTGGTGTCCGTGAAATATCTTTTCATCATCCTGAAACTGGACAACCGGGGCGAGGGAGGAATCCTGGCGCTGTCCACATTGATCCGCAGCACTTCCAAGAAGCTTGGAAATGTGGATTCCCGGAAAATCCTGCTGTTCGGTCTGGCGGGTGCCGCCCTGATCTATGCCGACGGCATGCTGACTCCGGCGATCTCGGTGCTCAGCGCGGTGGAGGGGCTCGCGGTCAGCAGTCCGGCTGTCGCCCACTGGACGGTGCCTGCGTCGGTGGTGATCCTCATCGGTTTGTTTTCCATCCAACGCTTCGGTACGGGGCAGGTGGGCAAGCTGTTCGGGCCGGTGGTGTTGATATGGTTCCTGTCGCTGGCACTTCTTGGTGGCAGGCAGATCCTGATGCATCCGGAAGTCATCAGATCACTGGGACCATGGGAGGGGCTGTCCTTCCTTGTCCGGGAATGGAAGCACGCGTTCCCGCTGCTGGCCGCGGTGTTTCTCGCGGTGACGGGTGGCGAGGCGCTCTACGCGGATCTGGGGCATTTCGGCACCACGCCGATCCGCATCGGTTGGTTCGTGGTGGTGCTTCCGGCCTTGGTGATCAACTATCTGGGGCAGGCCGCGCTTCTGACCTCGGACCCGTCCGCCATCCGTAATCCGTTTTTCCTGCTGGCTCCCGGCTTCCTGCAGCTCCCGCTGACGATCCTCGCCACCGCCGCCGCGATCATCGCGAGCCAGGCGCTCATCTCAGGCGCTTTCTCGCTCACCACCCAGGCGGTGCAGCTCGGTTGCATGTGCCGGATGCGGGTTTTATATACCTCGGAACATTCCGTGGGGCAGGTCTATGTGCCGGCCGTCAACCACATCCTTGCCGCCGCCTGCATCCTTCTGGTGATCACCTTCCAGACCTCCGCCGCTCTCGCGGGTGCCTATGGCATCGCGATCTCGCTCACGATGACGATCACATCGGTGTTGTTCTTCGCCGCGGCACGGACGGTGTGGGGATGGTCGAAGCTCAAGGCGGGAATCCTCACCGGGCTGTTCCTCATCCTGGACGGAGCGTTTCTCGGAGCGAATGTATTGAAGATCTTCCCATCCGGCTGGCTGCCGTTGTTGATCGCCGCCGCCGTCATGTCGGCCATGTTGATATGGATCTGGGGACGGAAGATGCTCTATGCGCGGATCATCCGCGACGCGCTGCCGATCGATGTTCTTCAGAAGGATCTGAAGAATGGAAAAATCCAACGTGTCACCGGAACCGCCATCTACATGAGTGGCAAGGGACTGCAGGTCCCGACGGCTCTTCTCCATAATCTCAAACATAATAAAATCCTCCACGAAAGGGTGATCCTGCTTCATGTGGAGACTCTCGACCAGCCACGGGCGAATGAGAACGAGACGCTCGAATTCGAGGATTTCGGTGATGGCCTGCAACGTGTGACCATGCGTTTCGGCTTCGCGGAAACACCGGACGTGCCGGAAGCGTTCAAGAACAGGATGCCGGAGGAACATCGTTTTCCCGCGGGAAAAGCCACCTATTTCCTCGGTCGCGAGACATACTTCGTGGGCAAGAACGCTACTCTTTTCGGGCGTCTGCGCCTGTCACTCTTCGCGATGATGGCGCGCAACGCGTCCCCCGCCACCGCATATTTCCAACTTCCGCCGGGACGTGTGGTCGAGCTGGGTGCCCAGCTCATCCTCTGA
- a CDS encoding MFS transporter: MTSAVPKPPLSEKSLLLLLAAVQFTHIMDFMIMMPLGPQLMRELKIDPQQFGALISSFAITSGIVGLAMAPFADRFDRRKLLLFCYAGFTLGTLACGLCDTAAKLFWARAVCGAFGGVSGATIMAIVSDVVPPERRAQGMGIIMTAFSAAAALGVPFGLKIAQWWKWEAPFLIVAAVATVVWIGLHRILPPVRGHLSGEKVRSGKDFLDLLKNGNAWTGLALMVAMIFGHFTIIPYLSPYLVGNIGLPESSLFLVYLTGGMVTIFTGPFIGKLADRHGRFLLYACLITAACVVIRLLTSSGPLPLWQTLLLAALFFTCASGRFIPGQATISMAVPSSRRGAYMSLVACSRDLASGLTAALGGMIISKTPDGRLLDFDKLGWIAIGVSVFSLWIFRQVKSAE; this comes from the coding sequence ATGACCTCCGCCGTCCCCAAACCACCTTTGTCGGAAAAGAGCCTGCTCCTGCTGCTGGCGGCGGTCCAGTTCACCCACATCATGGACTTCATGATCATGATGCCGCTGGGTCCGCAGCTCATGCGGGAACTCAAGATAGATCCCCAGCAGTTCGGCGCGTTGATCTCCTCGTTCGCGATCACCTCCGGAATCGTCGGCCTCGCGATGGCTCCCTTCGCCGACCGGTTCGACAGGCGGAAGCTGCTGCTGTTCTGTTATGCGGGGTTCACCCTTGGCACGCTTGCCTGCGGCTTGTGCGACACCGCCGCCAAACTCTTCTGGGCGCGCGCGGTCTGCGGAGCCTTCGGCGGGGTGAGCGGCGCGACCATCATGGCGATCGTTTCGGATGTCGTCCCTCCGGAGCGCCGCGCCCAGGGCATGGGCATCATCATGACGGCATTTTCGGCAGCCGCCGCGCTGGGTGTTCCATTTGGTTTGAAAATCGCACAATGGTGGAAATGGGAGGCCCCCTTCCTGATCGTCGCCGCCGTCGCCACGGTGGTGTGGATCGGGCTCCACCGCATCCTGCCGCCCGTCCGGGGCCACCTCTCGGGAGAAAAGGTGAGATCCGGCAAGGACTTCCTCGACCTCCTGAAGAATGGCAACGCCTGGACCGGCCTCGCACTGATGGTGGCGATGATCTTCGGCCATTTCACCATCATCCCTTATCTTTCCCCCTATCTTGTCGGAAACATCGGACTGCCGGAAAGCAGCCTCTTCCTCGTCTATCTGACGGGTGGCATGGTGACGATTTTCACGGGCCCCTTCATCGGAAAACTCGCCGACCGCCACGGCAGGTTCCTGTTATATGCGTGTCTCATCACGGCCGCATGTGTGGTCATCCGCCTGCTCACCTCCAGCGGCCCCCTGCCCCTGTGGCAGACATTGCTTCTCGCGGCGCTTTTCTTCACCTGCGCCAGCGGGCGCTTCATCCCCGGACAGGCGACGATCTCGATGGCCGTGCCTTCCTCACGGCGGGGTGCCTACATGAGTCTGGTGGCCTGCTCGCGGGACCTCGCCTCCGGCCTGACCGCCGCATTGGGAGGCATGATCATCAGCAAGACTCCAGACGGACGCCTGTTGGATTTCGACAAGCTCGGCTGGATCGCGATCGGGGTGAGCGTTTTCAGCCTTTGGATATTCCGACAGGTAAAGTCCGCGGAATAG
- a CDS encoding 8-oxo-dGTP diphosphatase, with the protein MSQPSPIDWTTWSGEMHATLMFIVRDGQVLLIEKKRGLGAGKINGPGGKIDPGETPLQAIIRETQEELCITPHTPRKLGELRFAMSDCPDILCHVYRADDFTGTPTETDEAVPVWTRLEEIPYQRMWEDDRHWLPLLLDEQTFLGKFVFEGERMLWKEITTGVRW; encoded by the coding sequence ATGAGCCAGCCCTCTCCCATCGACTGGACCACCTGGTCCGGTGAAATGCATGCCACGCTCATGTTCATCGTGAGGGACGGGCAGGTCCTGCTCATTGAGAAGAAGCGGGGCTTGGGCGCGGGGAAAATCAACGGCCCCGGCGGGAAGATCGATCCCGGCGAAACCCCTCTCCAGGCGATCATCCGGGAAACCCAGGAGGAGTTGTGCATCACGCCCCACACGCCGAGGAAACTCGGCGAGCTGCGGTTCGCGATGTCGGACTGTCCGGACATCCTTTGCCATGTCTATCGGGCGGATGACTTCACCGGCACACCCACCGAAACGGATGAGGCGGTGCCCGTATGGACGCGGCTGGAGGAAATCCCCTATCAGCGGATGTGGGAGGATGACAGGCACTGGCTGCCTCTTCTGCTCGATGAACAAACCTTCCTGGGGAAATTCGTCTTCGAGGGGGAGCGCATGCTTTGGAAGGAGATCACCACCGGCGTCCGGTGGTGA
- the gcvP gene encoding aminomethyl-transferring glycine dehydrogenase: MSARLDFRSRHLGPVGSDREEMIRETGYPSLDALINAAVPAGIRMDGALTLPPARSEQEALAWLKSIMSKNRVMRSFIGQGYYGTHTPGVIQRNILENPGWYTAYTPYQAEIAQGRLEALLNFQTMITDLTGLDVSNASLLDEGTAAAEAMSLALAGKPKGKAIFVSDRCHPQTIDVVVTRAEPLGIKVVIGDWQTFEPAACDGLFAVIVQYPDTRGRIDDFAQFFATAKSAGAVTIVAADLLALTVLKAPGEFGADICVGSSQRFGVPMGFGGPHAGFMACVDALKRKMPGRLIGVSVDSRGKPGYRLSLQTREQHIRRDKATSNICTAQVLLAVMASMYAVYHGPEGLQHIANTIHARTASLKTTLTAGGVAVEVGPFFDTLAAKVTGKADDVLSAAAASGINLRRIDGDYVGISLDETTTDDDLAVIAAAFGVKVVSQDNSGAAWHGGHARTTPFLQQKVFNSYHSETDMLRYLKRLESKDLALNESMIALGSCTMKLNATSEMMPLSWPEVASLHPFVPADQSQGYREMLALLEGWLAEVTGFAGVSLQPNAGSQGEYAGLLAIRRYHLARGDSHRNICLIPVSAHGTNPASAVMVGMKVIGVKCDADGNIDVADLAARTEEHRENLAALMVTYPSTHGVFEETIRDICNIIHEAGGQVYMDGANMNAQVGLTSPGLIGADVCHLNLHKTFCIPHGGGGPGVGPIGVARQLLPYLPGHAELPEKEGAVCSAPWGSASINTISWMYVAMMGPDGLTEATQVAILNANYIAKRLAPFFPILYTGNEGRVAHECIIDVRPLSDASGITVEDVAKRLMDYGFHAPTMSWPVGGTLMIEPTESESKSELDRFCDAMISIHGEISAVISGELDANDNPLKHAPHPCETVCGNEWPHSYSREQAAFPLPYLRNHKFWPSVGRIDNVHGDRNLVCTCDSVEAYAAAGA; this comes from the coding sequence ATGTCCGCCCGTCTTGATTTCCGCAGCCGCCATTTGGGTCCCGTTGGTTCCGACCGCGAGGAGATGATCCGGGAAACCGGCTATCCTTCGCTGGACGCCCTCATCAATGCCGCCGTGCCGGCGGGAATCCGCATGGATGGCGCTCTCACCCTGCCTCCCGCACGCTCGGAACAAGAGGCGCTGGCATGGCTGAAGTCCATCATGTCGAAAAACCGGGTGATGCGGTCGTTCATCGGCCAGGGTTACTACGGCACCCACACGCCGGGAGTCATCCAGCGGAACATTTTGGAAAATCCCGGCTGGTACACGGCCTATACTCCCTATCAGGCCGAGATCGCCCAAGGCCGCCTGGAGGCTCTGCTCAATTTCCAGACGATGATCACGGATCTCACCGGGCTGGATGTTTCCAACGCTTCTTTGCTGGACGAGGGAACCGCCGCTGCGGAAGCGATGAGCCTGGCCCTCGCAGGCAAGCCGAAGGGCAAAGCCATCTTCGTCTCGGACCGCTGTCATCCGCAAACCATCGACGTGGTGGTGACCCGCGCCGAGCCGCTCGGCATCAAGGTGGTCATCGGTGACTGGCAGACTTTCGAACCCGCCGCCTGCGACGGACTCTTCGCGGTGATCGTGCAGTACCCCGACACCCGGGGCCGCATCGACGACTTCGCGCAATTTTTCGCCACGGCGAAATCCGCGGGCGCGGTGACCATCGTCGCCGCCGACCTGCTGGCTCTCACCGTGTTGAAAGCCCCAGGTGAATTCGGCGCGGACATCTGCGTGGGTTCCTCCCAGCGCTTCGGCGTCCCGATGGGCTTCGGTGGCCCCCACGCGGGATTCATGGCGTGTGTGGACGCGCTGAAACGGAAGATGCCGGGCCGCCTCATCGGCGTGTCCGTCGACTCGCGCGGCAAGCCGGGCTACCGCCTTTCGTTGCAAACCCGCGAGCAGCACATCCGCCGCGACAAGGCGACTTCCAACATCTGCACCGCACAGGTGCTCCTGGCGGTGATGGCGTCGATGTATGCGGTGTATCATGGCCCCGAGGGGCTGCAACACATCGCGAACACCATCCATGCCCGCACCGCCTCGCTCAAGACCACGCTCACCGCGGGGGGGGTGGCTGTCGAGGTGGGTCCGTTTTTCGACACGCTTGCCGCGAAGGTCACCGGCAAGGCGGACGACGTGCTCTCCGCCGCCGCCGCATCGGGCATCAATCTCCGCCGCATCGACGGGGACTATGTGGGCATCTCTCTGGATGAAACGACCACGGATGATGATCTGGCGGTGATCGCCGCCGCGTTCGGCGTGAAAGTGGTTTCACAGGACAACAGCGGCGCCGCATGGCACGGCGGCCACGCGCGGACCACCCCGTTCCTCCAGCAGAAGGTTTTCAACAGCTATCATTCCGAGACGGACATGCTGCGCTACCTGAAACGCCTGGAGTCGAAGGACCTCGCGTTGAACGAGTCGATGATCGCCCTTGGCTCCTGCACGATGAAGCTGAACGCGACCTCCGAGATGATGCCGCTGAGCTGGCCGGAAGTGGCGTCGCTGCATCCGTTCGTCCCCGCCGACCAGAGCCAGGGCTATCGCGAGATGCTCGCGCTGCTGGAAGGATGGCTGGCGGAGGTCACCGGGTTCGCAGGGGTTTCCCTCCAGCCGAACGCCGGCTCCCAAGGTGAGTATGCCGGACTGCTGGCCATCCGCCGCTATCACCTCGCCCGGGGCGACTCCCACCGGAACATCTGTCTCATCCCGGTTTCCGCGCACGGCACGAACCCCGCCTCGGCGGTGATGGTCGGCATGAAGGTCATCGGCGTGAAATGTGACGCGGACGGAAACATCGACGTCGCGGATCTCGCGGCCCGCACGGAGGAACACCGCGAAAACCTCGCCGCGCTGATGGTGACCTACCCGTCCACACACGGCGTCTTCGAAGAAACGATCCGCGACATCTGCAACATCATCCACGAGGCGGGCGGCCAGGTTTACATGGATGGGGCGAACATGAACGCCCAGGTGGGCCTCACCTCGCCCGGCCTGATCGGCGCGGACGTCTGCCATCTCAACCTGCACAAGACCTTCTGCATCCCCCACGGCGGCGGCGGACCGGGTGTCGGCCCCATCGGCGTCGCGAGACAGCTCCTTCCCTATCTCCCCGGACACGCGGAACTGCCGGAAAAGGAAGGCGCGGTGTGTTCCGCCCCCTGGGGAAGCGCATCGATCAACACGATTTCCTGGATGTATGTCGCGATGATGGGACCCGACGGACTGACGGAGGCCACCCAGGTCGCCATCCTCAACGCGAACTACATCGCCAAGCGTCTCGCACCGTTCTTCCCGATCCTCTACACCGGCAACGAAGGCCGTGTGGCGCACGAATGCATCATCGACGTCCGTCCCCTTTCCGATGCCAGCGGCATCACGGTGGAGGATGTGGCGAAGCGTCTCATGGACTACGGCTTCCACGCTCCGACGATGAGCTGGCCTGTCGGCGGCACGCTGATGATCGAGCCGACGGAGTCCGAGTCCAAGTCCGAGCTCGACCGCTTCTGCGACGCGATGATCTCCATCCACGGAGAGATCTCCGCCGTCATCAGCGGCGAACTCGATGCCAATGACAACCCGCTCAAGCACGCGCCGCATCCATGCGAAACAGTGTGTGGCAACGAATGGCCGCACTCATACAGCCGCGAGCAGGCGGCGTTCCCGCTGCCATATCTCCGCAATCACAAGTTCTGGCCGTCGGTGGGCCGCATCGACAACGTGCATGGCGACCGGAACCTCGTCTGCACCTGCGATTCCGTGGAAGCCTACGCGGCGGCGGGCGCCTGA
- a CDS encoding beta-ketoacyl synthase N-terminal-like domain-containing protein, with amino-acid sequence MSIHTALSITGLGALSALGSDVASHYQAVLARRTPFRKLGGLLGNDSPHAHRPGAWIGERKLLINRKWSPATMAALHVAREAVSAAGWRDDDLRDAALVIGTSRGNAAGWLGPWPGRRPFKLMAASNTIHSEPCSAISIEFGITGPNHVLASGCAAGLDAVGIAMMMVRSGAAPRALAVAVDLPLVPLLLDNYHASGLLADAMALDPYHPASAGFIPAEGAAAMAIEPAEGKFSRLLHYGCNSDARDPVGIPADGGRTPELFEKALALHGKPSAICPHATGTSVQAVADPASFRRAFPADPPDLHLLKPFIGHTIGASGLLESVILARFLEEGKLPPNLPGLHAPDGFNLPHEPLDASGPIYKLSHGMGGHNALLILSPP; translated from the coding sequence GTGTCCATCCATACCGCACTTTCCATCACGGGCCTCGGCGCCCTTTCAGCCCTTGGTTCAGATGTGGCGTCGCATTATCAGGCGGTGCTCGCACGCCGGACGCCGTTCCGGAAGCTGGGTGGGTTGTTGGGAAATGACAGCCCCCATGCCCACCGCCCAGGGGCATGGATCGGGGAACGTAAATTGTTGATCAACCGCAAGTGGAGTCCAGCCACCATGGCCGCCCTGCATGTCGCGCGCGAAGCCGTTTCCGCGGCGGGCTGGAGGGATGATGATCTGCGGGATGCCGCGCTCGTCATCGGGACCAGCCGTGGCAATGCGGCGGGCTGGCTGGGGCCCTGGCCGGGCCGCAGGCCGTTCAAGCTGATGGCCGCCAGCAACACGATCCACAGCGAACCCTGCTCCGCGATATCGATCGAGTTCGGCATCACGGGGCCGAACCATGTGCTTGCCAGCGGTTGCGCCGCCGGTCTGGACGCGGTGGGGATCGCGATGATGATGGTCCGGTCCGGAGCCGCTCCGAGAGCGCTGGCGGTGGCGGTGGACCTGCCATTGGTGCCTCTTCTGCTGGATAATTACCATGCTTCCGGTTTGCTGGCGGATGCGATGGCCCTGGATCCCTACCACCCGGCATCGGCGGGCTTCATCCCCGCCGAGGGCGCCGCCGCGATGGCGATCGAACCCGCCGAAGGAAAGTTCTCCCGCTTGCTTCACTACGGATGCAACTCCGATGCCCGCGATCCTGTCGGCATTCCCGCCGACGGCGGACGCACGCCCGAGCTGTTCGAAAAGGCGTTGGCACTCCATGGAAAACCCTCCGCCATCTGTCCGCACGCCACCGGCACATCGGTGCAGGCGGTGGCGGATCCGGCATCGTTCCGCCGCGCGTTTCCTGCGGATCCACCGGATCTTCACCTTCTCAAACCCTTCATCGGTCATACCATCGGTGCGAGCGGTTTGTTGGAAAGCGTGATCCTCGCACGTTTCCTGGAAGAGGGAAAACTCCCGCCGAATCTCCCCGGCCTGCATGCTCCGGACGGTTTCAACCTGCCGCACGAGCCGCTTGATGCCTCCGGCCCGATCTATAAACTCTCCCATGGAATGGGAGGGCACAACGCACTCTTGATCCTATCACCACCATGA